One part of the Candidatus Bipolaricaulota bacterium genome encodes these proteins:
- the thrC gene encoding threonine synthase, whose translation MRNDIWLECIRCGRRYPHDEVIYRCTDCGGLLDVEHDLSPLKARSGGEWKKLFEARAHSSEWPYASGVWGKWEWVAPHIAPENIVSLGEGYTPLLRAPRLGEKIGLPNLWIKQCGISHTGSFKDLGMTVLISHVKQLISQGVPIRAVACASSGDTSAALAAYAAAAGIPAIVFLPQGKVSTAQLAQPISHGALVLGLDTDFDGCMRIVQEITADKEIYLANSMNPLRIEGQKTVGIEIVQQLGWEVPDWIVIPAGNLGNISALGRGLLMMKELGLIDRLPRLVAAQAERANPLYLSYLTGFKDYRPVKAKPTLASAIRIGAPVSYERAVKALRAFDGIVEQASEDELANAAALADRAGLYACPQTGVALAAAAKLAANGTIRPDQRVVVISTAHGLKFTDFKVGYQRNTLAEVKSRYPNLPIELPADVNAVRNAIQNRLDAEASTSSMDKKKGKPAGSP comes from the coding sequence ATGCGTAACGATATTTGGCTTGAATGTATCCGCTGCGGACGCCGTTATCCGCACGACGAGGTTATCTATCGCTGCACCGACTGCGGCGGGCTGCTCGACGTGGAGCATGATCTCAGCCCGCTCAAGGCTCGTTCAGGAGGTGAATGGAAGAAGTTGTTTGAAGCCCGGGCTCACTCATCCGAGTGGCCGTATGCAAGCGGCGTATGGGGGAAGTGGGAATGGGTTGCCCCGCACATTGCGCCGGAGAACATCGTCTCCTTGGGGGAGGGCTACACCCCGCTTCTGCGGGCGCCCCGTCTTGGGGAAAAGATCGGCCTTCCCAATCTGTGGATCAAACAGTGTGGAATCAGTCACACCGGCTCGTTCAAGGACCTGGGGATGACGGTGCTCATCTCGCATGTGAAGCAGTTGATCTCTCAAGGCGTGCCGATCCGCGCGGTGGCGTGCGCTTCGAGCGGTGACACCTCCGCCGCCCTTGCCGCGTATGCCGCCGCTGCCGGGATCCCGGCGATCGTCTTCCTCCCGCAGGGGAAGGTCTCCACCGCTCAGCTCGCCCAACCGATCTCCCACGGGGCATTGGTCCTTGGGCTGGATACCGATTTTGACGGCTGCATGCGGATCGTGCAGGAGATCACCGCCGACAAAGAGATCTACCTTGCCAACTCGATGAACCCCCTGCGCATCGAAGGGCAGAAGACGGTGGGGATAGAGATCGTTCAGCAGCTGGGCTGGGAAGTCCCCGATTGGATCGTCATTCCTGCCGGCAATCTCGGCAACATCAGCGCACTGGGGAGAGGCCTTCTGATGATGAAGGAATTAGGGCTCATCGACCGACTCCCCCGCCTTGTCGCTGCCCAGGCGGAGCGGGCCAATCCCTTATATTTAAGCTACCTCACTGGATTTAAGGATTACCGCCCGGTGAAGGCAAAGCCGACCCTTGCCTCCGCGATCCGGATCGGAGCGCCGGTGAGCTACGAGAGAGCGGTGAAAGCGCTGCGCGCGTTCGATGGGATCGTGGAGCAGGCGAGCGAGGATGAACTGGCGAACGCGGCTGCTCTTGCCGACCGTGCCGGACTGTATGCCTGCCCCCAGACTGGGGTCGCGCTCGCCGCGGCGGCCAAGCTGGCGGCGAATGGGACAATCAGGCCGGATCAACGCGTCGTCGTCATCTCCACCGCGCATGGGCTCAAGTTCACTGACTTCAAGGTCGGCTATCAGCGAAATACGCTAGCCGAGGTCAAATCCCGTTACCCCAACCTGCCGATTGAGCTTCCTGCGGATGTAAATGCTGTGCGGAACGCCATTCAAAACCGTCTGGATGCGGAAGCGAGTACGAGCTCCATGGACAAGAAAAAGGGGAAGCCCGCAGGCTCCCCCTGA
- a CDS encoding aspartate kinase codes for MSILMMKFGGTSVGTPAAMAQAGEIVSREAKNWDHVVVVVSALSGVTDMLIAGARSAATGNKERYREIADTIQTRHREMATKLITDPAEREALERTIDSYLSEFSRLCESVYVLRELTPRVLDGIVSFGERLSARLLAAFLREQGIRSEAVDATELIVTDGTFQNAVPLVDPTRARVADRLGPLLKKGVVPVVTGFIGATEDGIPTTLGRGGSDYTAAILGEMLDSDAVWIFTDVDGVMTADPRIVPDAHVIPDISYAEVGELAYFGAKVLHPRAIRPVIDRGIPVWVKNTFNPDAPGTRIVRTPQNTDGTVKAVTMIDDLTMINVRGRGMIGVPGIAGRTFSAVARANANVLMISQASSEQSICFAVPTESAPAVVASLEEELAHELARRDIDSIWAQNDLVIITAVGAGVRDTPGVDGRIFSALGKAKINVLAIAQGSSECSVSLVVEATDGIAAVRQIHKEVINNGK; via the coding sequence ATGAGTATCCTGATGATGAAATTCGGCGGGACGTCGGTGGGAACCCCCGCCGCCATGGCCCAGGCGGGAGAGATTGTGTCCCGTGAGGCAAAGAATTGGGATCACGTGGTCGTCGTCGTCTCCGCGCTCAGCGGAGTGACCGATATGCTCATCGCGGGAGCGAGGAGCGCGGCAACCGGGAACAAGGAGCGCTATCGAGAGATCGCGGATACCATCCAGACCCGTCATCGCGAGATGGCGACGAAGCTCATCACCGATCCGGCGGAGCGAGAGGCACTCGAAAGGACGATCGATTCATATCTGAGTGAGTTTTCGCGCCTCTGTGAGAGTGTGTACGTCCTGCGCGAGCTCACGCCACGGGTGCTCGACGGGATCGTCTCGTTCGGGGAGCGCTTGAGCGCGCGCCTTCTCGCCGCCTTCCTGCGCGAGCAGGGGATCCGAAGCGAAGCGGTGGACGCCACCGAGCTCATCGTCACCGACGGTACTTTTCAGAACGCGGTGCCGCTTGTGGACCCGACCCGTGCCCGCGTCGCCGACCGGCTTGGTCCCTTGCTGAAAAAGGGAGTTGTTCCTGTGGTCACCGGCTTCATTGGGGCAACCGAAGACGGGATCCCGACAACCCTCGGCCGTGGGGGGAGCGACTACACGGCGGCGATCCTGGGGGAGATGCTCGACAGCGATGCGGTATGGATCTTCACCGACGTCGATGGGGTGATGACCGCCGATCCGCGCATCGTTCCCGATGCACACGTGATCCCAGACATCTCTTATGCCGAGGTCGGGGAGCTCGCCTACTTTGGGGCGAAGGTCCTGCATCCGCGCGCCATCCGGCCGGTGATCGACCGCGGGATTCCTGTGTGGGTGAAAAACACGTTCAATCCGGACGCTCCTGGAACGCGCATCGTGCGCACCCCACAGAACACCGACGGCACAGTCAAAGCGGTCACAATGATTGACGATCTTACCATGATCAACGTCAGGGGCCGGGGGATGATCGGGGTGCCGGGAATCGCCGGGCGGACGTTCAGCGCGGTGGCGCGGGCAAACGCCAATGTGCTCATGATCTCACAGGCATCATCCGAGCAGTCGATCTGCTTTGCCGTTCCCACAGAGAGCGCTCCGGCGGTGGTGGCGAGCCTGGAGGAGGAGCTGGCGCATGAGCTCGCCCGCCGGGACATCGATAGTATTTGGGCGCAAAACGATCTTGTCATCATAACCGCGGTGGGAGCAGGGGTGCGGGATACGCCGGGGGTGGACGGGCGTATCTTCAGCGCATTAGGGAAGGCAAAGATAAACGTGCTCGCGATCGCCCAAGGGTCATCTGAGTGCAGCGTCTCCCTGGTGGTTGAGGCCACGGATGGGATCGCCGCCGTGCGGCAGATTCACAAGGAGGTCATCAACAATGGAAAGTAA
- a CDS encoding aminotransferase class V-fold PLP-dependent enzyme: METVREHVIGIDTEVPILDGSTVRYVNLDNAATTPPLRPVLETVNEFLRWYASVERGAGFKSRVSTAAYAEARRIVGRFVGADPDAYTVVFIRNSTEAINKLAHRFPFSPGDIVLRSLMEHHSNDLPWRLVADVDYIEVNAAGGLDLDHFEYLLNKYGERVKLVAISGASNVTGYLNPIHAIAARAHAAGAKILVDAAQLAPHRRIAMGDPDDPEHIDYLAFSAHKMYAPYGTGVLVGLNETFARGTPDCVGGGTIELVTADQVRWAHLPEREEAGTPNAVGAIALAAAIAALEEIGFAAIAAHEARLTSRLLRGLEGIDGVKVYGDRNPDRTEGRLGVVPFAVEGIPHQLVAAVLAFEGGIGVRNGCFCAHPYVLRLLGVSPAEIERYQAEVARGSRVNLPGLVRASFGVYNDESDVDALLEWVGRIARREYRGDYVQDEATGEFVPRGGPPGFERYFSLR; encoded by the coding sequence ATCGAAACCGTCCGCGAACACGTCATCGGGATCGACACCGAAGTACCCATCCTCGACGGATCGACCGTCCGGTACGTCAACCTCGACAACGCCGCCACCACCCCGCCGCTTCGGCCGGTGCTGGAGACGGTAAACGAGTTCCTCCGCTGGTACGCGAGCGTCGAGCGGGGAGCCGGGTTCAAGAGCCGGGTCTCCACCGCCGCCTACGCGGAGGCGCGGCGGATCGTGGGAAGGTTTGTAGGGGCCGATCCTGACGCCTACACCGTGGTCTTCATCCGGAACTCGACCGAGGCGATCAACAAGCTGGCGCATCGGTTCCCGTTCTCCCCCGGGGATATCGTCCTCCGCTCCCTGATGGAACACCACTCGAACGACCTTCCATGGCGGTTGGTGGCGGACGTGGACTACATCGAAGTGAACGCCGCCGGCGGGCTCGACCTTGATCACTTCGAGTATCTGCTGAACAAGTACGGGGAGCGGGTCAAGCTGGTGGCGATCAGTGGGGCGTCGAACGTCACCGGCTACCTGAACCCGATCCACGCGATCGCGGCCCGCGCTCATGCGGCCGGGGCGAAGATCCTCGTCGACGCGGCCCAGCTCGCCCCGCACCGGAGGATCGCGATGGGAGACCCTGATGATCCCGAACACATCGACTACCTCGCGTTCTCCGCCCACAAGATGTACGCCCCGTACGGGACCGGGGTTCTCGTCGGACTGAACGAGACGTTCGCGCGCGGGACGCCGGACTGCGTCGGTGGGGGGACGATCGAGCTGGTGACGGCTGATCAGGTCCGCTGGGCCCACCTCCCGGAGCGGGAGGAGGCCGGGACCCCGAACGCGGTCGGGGCAATCGCCCTCGCCGCTGCGATCGCCGCTCTGGAAGAGATCGGATTCGCCGCGATCGCCGCCCACGAGGCGCGCCTCACCTCCCGCCTCCTGCGCGGGCTGGAGGGAATCGACGGGGTCAAGGTGTACGGCGATCGGAACCCGGACCGGACGGAAGGGCGGCTCGGAGTGGTCCCGTTCGCAGTGGAAGGGATCCCCCACCAGCTGGTCGCCGCTGTCCTGGCGTTCGAAGGGGGGATCGGGGTGCGCAACGGCTGCTTCTGCGCCCATCCCTATGTCCTCCGCCTCCTCGGGGTCTCCCCGGCGGAGATCGAGCGCTACCAAGCCGAGGTCGCGCGCGGCTCGCGCGTGAACCTCCCCGGATTGGTGCGGGCGAGCTTCGGGGTGTACAACGACGAATCGGACGTGGACGCCCTCCTCGAGTGGGTGGGGCGGATCGCACGGCGGGAGTACCGCGGGGACTACGTGCAGGATGAGGCCACGGGCGAGTTTGTCCCCCGCGGTGGCCCGCCCGGGTTCGAGCGCTACTTTTCGCTCCGCTAG
- a CDS encoding DUF4926 domain-containing protein translates to MKIKLYQKVALTKDLPEHGLHKGDVAVVVEHLPATPATQGKEGYALEVFNAVGDTIAVIMVPATVVKPLTEDEILQVRSLSTTK, encoded by the coding sequence ATGAAGATCAAACTCTACCAAAAGGTGGCGTTGACAAAGGATCTGCCGGAACACGGCCTGCACAAAGGTGATGTGGCTGTAGTTGTAGAGCATTTGCCTGCAACCCCGGCCACCCAAGGCAAGGAAGGATACGCTCTGGAGGTATTCAACGCCGTTGGTGATACGATTGCGGTGATCATGGTTCCGGCGACGGTGGTAAAACCCCTCACGGAGGACGAGATCCTCCAGGTACGCTCGTTAAGCACTACAAAGTGA
- a CDS encoding DUF433 domain-containing protein — MEYQERIIVDPEIMHGKPVIKGTRIPVYVVLNLLAGGMSEEEVLKEYPDLTRDDIRACPEYAAQLAEEVGLL, encoded by the coding sequence GTGGAGTACCAAGAGAGAATAATCGTGGATCCTGAGATCATGCATGGGAAGCCGGTGATCAAGGGAACAAGAATCCCTGTGTACGTCGTCTTGAACCTCCTGGCCGGGGGCATGAGCGAAGAAGAAGTTCTCAAGGAATATCCCGACTTAACCCGTGATGACATTCGTGCTTGTCCGGAATACGCAGCTCAACTGGCTGAAGAAGTCGGGCTTTTATAG
- the prfA gene encoding peptide chain release factor 1: MGKTGIKEHLSQAKEEFVVLERKLSDPAVIADQSTYRDLAQRYAHLRDLINVGEEWVRLAEAIAEEEEMLEGEEELRDELAEAIAADRERLEALERKFYLLLIPPDPNDSKNAIVEIRAGAGGEESSLFAADLFRMYARYAEAKGMRISLLDSHPTSLGGFKQIVFAVEGKGAYGLFRYESGVHRVQRVPETESSGRIHTSTATVAVLPEAEEVEVEIDPKDLRIDVFRSSGPGGQSVNTTDSAVRITHIPTGIVVSCQDEKSQHKNKAQAMRVLRARLKDRYEREKEKELSATRRSQIGSGDRSEKIRTYNFPQNRVTDHRINLTLYRLGEILEGNLDPLTEALREAAAEQAFENIG; the protein is encoded by the coding sequence ATGGGAAAAACCGGAATCAAAGAGCACTTATCGCAGGCGAAAGAGGAGTTCGTCGTCTTGGAGCGGAAGCTGAGCGATCCCGCGGTGATCGCTGATCAGTCCACTTACCGGGATCTGGCCCAGCGCTACGCCCACCTGCGCGATCTGATCAACGTTGGAGAGGAGTGGGTCCGCCTCGCCGAGGCGATCGCTGAGGAGGAGGAGATGCTGGAAGGCGAGGAGGAGCTCCGCGACGAGCTCGCCGAGGCGATCGCCGCCGACCGAGAGCGACTTGAGGCCCTGGAGCGGAAGTTCTACCTTCTCCTCATCCCCCCTGACCCGAACGACTCCAAGAACGCGATCGTCGAGATCCGCGCCGGGGCCGGAGGAGAGGAGTCGAGCCTGTTCGCTGCCGATCTGTTTCGGATGTACGCCCGCTACGCCGAAGCGAAGGGGATGCGGATATCCCTACTCGACTCTCACCCCACCTCGCTCGGCGGGTTCAAGCAGATCGTGTTCGCAGTGGAGGGGAAAGGTGCATACGGGCTGTTCCGGTACGAGTCAGGAGTGCACCGGGTGCAGCGGGTGCCGGAGACCGAGTCCTCCGGCCGGATCCATACCTCGACTGCCACAGTAGCCGTGCTCCCCGAGGCCGAGGAAGTAGAGGTGGAGATAGATCCCAAGGACCTGCGGATCGACGTGTTCCGCTCCTCCGGTCCGGGTGGGCAGAGCGTCAACACGACCGACTCCGCGGTGCGGATCACCCACATCCCAACCGGGATCGTGGTGAGCTGCCAGGACGAGAAGTCACAGCACAAGAACAAGGCGCAGGCGATGCGCGTCCTCCGCGCCCGGCTCAAAGACCGATACGAGCGGGAGAAGGAGAAGGAGCTCTCCGCGACGCGTCGGTCCCAGATCGGCTCGGGAGACCGCTCGGAGAAGATCCGCACCTACAATTTTCCCCAGAACCGGGTGACCGATCATCGCATCAACCTCACCCTGTATCGGCTGGGGGAGATCCTCGAGGGGAACCTCGATCCGTTGACCGAGGCGTTGCGCGAGGCGGCGGCGGAGCAGGCGTTCGAGAACATCGGTTGA
- the asd gene encoding aspartate-semialdehyde dehydrogenase yields the protein MESKIPVGILGATGAVGQRFVQILADHPWFEIASLAASERSAGRPYGEACHFILPGDVPDRIREMPVLPLEPGIPGKIVFSALPADVAREVEPRFAAAGYAVCSNASAFRNEPDVPLIIPEVNPDHLALIPEQRKNRGFPGFIVTNPNCSTTGIAMALKPLDDAFGVEKVIAFTMQAVSGAGYPGVPALDIIGNVLPYIPGEEEKIAREARLLLGRVESEAQVPADFQVSAHANRVPVIDGHTICLSIGFRDPPAVEEAMDVLRAFRAPAPVRELPSAPVHPLALRPEVDRPQPRKDRDAERGMVVTVGRVRPCSILDLRMVVLVHNTLRGAAGGAVLNGELLVAKGFVS from the coding sequence ATGGAAAGTAAAATCCCTGTAGGAATCCTCGGTGCCACGGGCGCGGTCGGCCAGCGGTTCGTGCAGATTCTCGCCGACCATCCGTGGTTTGAGATCGCATCGCTCGCCGCATCGGAGAGGAGCGCCGGCCGTCCCTACGGTGAGGCATGCCACTTCATTCTCCCCGGCGACGTACCGGATCGGATTCGGGAGATGCCCGTCCTCCCGCTGGAACCGGGCATCCCGGGAAAGATCGTGTTCTCCGCCCTCCCCGCCGATGTGGCGCGGGAGGTGGAGCCGCGGTTTGCTGCGGCGGGCTACGCAGTCTGCTCGAACGCATCGGCATTCCGGAACGAACCTGACGTCCCATTGATCATCCCCGAGGTGAATCCCGACCATCTGGCGCTCATCCCGGAGCAGCGGAAAAACCGCGGTTTCCCCGGGTTCATCGTCACCAACCCCAACTGCTCCACAACCGGGATCGCCATGGCGCTGAAGCCGCTCGATGATGCATTCGGGGTGGAAAAGGTCATCGCCTTCACCATGCAGGCGGTCTCCGGTGCCGGTTACCCGGGTGTTCCGGCACTCGACATCATCGGGAACGTGCTTCCGTACATTCCTGGCGAAGAGGAGAAGATCGCCCGCGAGGCGCGCCTCTTGCTTGGCAGGGTGGAAAGCGAGGCCCAGGTGCCGGCGGATTTTCAGGTGAGCGCTCATGCTAACCGCGTCCCGGTGATCGATGGTCACACGATCTGCCTGTCGATTGGGTTCAGGGATCCACCCGCCGTAGAGGAGGCGATGGATGTGCTGCGTGCGTTTCGTGCCCCTGCTCCCGTGCGCGAGCTCCCCAGCGCTCCTGTCCACCCACTCGCCCTCCGTCCGGAGGTGGATCGTCCCCAGCCGCGCAAGGATCGGGACGCGGAGCGCGGGATGGTGGTGACAGTGGGGCGGGTGCGGCCGTGTTCGATCCTCGATCTGCGGATGGTCGTTCTCGTGCACAACACCCTGCGCGGTGCGGCGGGCGGCGCGGTGTTAAATGGAGAATTGCTCGTTGCAAAGGGGTTTGTATCATGA
- a CDS encoding type II toxin-antitoxin system HicB family antitoxin, with protein MKTKKIAHLSLTIERNDDGFLANCPLIQGAFAEGDTVEEAIFNCLDVVEMILEYRDERGGQLPKAV; from the coding sequence ATGAAAACGAAGAAAATTGCCCATCTTTCTCTGACTATTGAGCGCAATGACGACGGCTTCCTGGCAAATTGTCCGTTGATCCAGGGGGCTTTCGCTGAAGGTGATACCGTCGAGGAAGCCATCTTTAACTGCCTAGATGTGGTTGAGATGATCTTGGAATACCGCGACGAGCGTGGAGGGCAGCTTCCAAAAGCAGTCTAA
- a CDS encoding SurA N-terminal domain-containing protein — translation MNRILIILTLVLLAFAVTAFPESATQTPSQRVVATVNGEEITQETLNTASQLSQIIQSLFNSHYLFVETLFTTEEGKSFIDRYQRTVLDRLIDNRLLIQQAKALEIPVDESQIDQQVTAQLNQIMQQNQLTLEQIDDILKQRGSSLEEYKADIANSVREQLLVQGLQAFITKDAGVTEDEITAYYNDHQSDYTDDSGTVSPLADVHDQIRDALLRQAKSKLWDDWFAKVKKEAKIEISL, via the coding sequence TTGAACCGAATACTGATCATCTTGACCCTGGTGCTGTTGGCGTTCGCTGTAACGGCATTCCCGGAGAGTGCTACCCAAACCCCGTCTCAGCGGGTCGTCGCCACCGTGAACGGGGAGGAGATAACCCAGGAGACACTGAATACCGCGTCGCAACTGAGCCAGATCATTCAATCCCTGTTCAACAGCCACTACCTGTTCGTGGAAACCTTGTTCACAACCGAAGAGGGGAAAAGCTTCATCGACCGCTACCAGCGGACAGTCCTGGATAGGCTGATCGACAACCGTCTCTTGATCCAACAGGCGAAGGCGCTCGAGATCCCGGTCGATGAGTCTCAGATCGACCAACAGGTGACGGCACAACTCAATCAGATCATGCAGCAGAACCAGCTCACCCTCGAACAGATTGACGACATCCTCAAGCAGCGGGGTTCATCCTTGGAGGAGTACAAAGCCGATATCGCTAACAGCGTGCGCGAGCAACTCCTCGTCCAGGGGTTGCAGGCGTTCATCACCAAGGACGCCGGAGTAACCGAGGACGAAATCACCGCCTACTACAACGATCACCAGTCCGACTACACCGACGACTCCGGAACCGTCTCCCCGCTTGCGGATGTGCATGATCAGATCAGGGACGCCCTCTTGCGGCAAGCCAAGTCGAAGCTGTGGGACGACTGGTTCGCCAAGGTGAAGAAGGAAGCCAAGATCGAGATCAGCCTGTAG
- a CDS encoding homoserine dehydrogenase: protein MARKSTVAPVILLGLGKVGRALVNLVIAGRDQLEKRRGIMIRLLGVADSTGAFVNPDGLTDPELGYILSSKSEGGTISELPGSLSLGEITAVLRPGTIVVDATASETTSPMLIAALANGCGVVLANKRPLVLPWEEAKVFYTHPCAGYEATVGAGLPVISTLRALLDTGDRITAIDGLVSGTLGYLLSEVEDGTPYSVALSRAHASGYTEPDPRDDLSGMDVARKGVILARTAGWPLELDDLPVTPLYPPELAALPVQEFMQAAARLDEEYARKAAQARGEGKALRYLVRVSPTGGEVGLTAVDQGSALARLHGAENAVVIKSEFYREIPLSVCGPGAGPRVTASGVLKDITEIAIELRKEKG, encoded by the coding sequence ATGGCACGAAAATCGACGGTCGCCCCGGTGATCCTCCTTGGCTTGGGCAAGGTCGGCCGCGCCCTAGTGAACCTTGTCATCGCCGGTCGAGATCAGCTCGAGAAGCGGAGGGGAATCATGATCAGGTTGTTGGGGGTGGCGGACAGCACCGGAGCGTTTGTTAACCCCGATGGATTGACCGATCCCGAGTTGGGGTACATCTTATCCAGCAAATCCGAAGGTGGGACGATCAGCGAACTACCGGGCTCTCTGTCCCTCGGCGAAATCACCGCCGTCCTGCGGCCAGGGACGATCGTTGTCGATGCAACGGCGTCCGAAACGACGTCCCCGATGCTCATAGCTGCTCTTGCGAACGGATGCGGGGTGGTGCTTGCCAATAAGCGTCCGCTCGTGTTGCCGTGGGAGGAGGCGAAAGTCTTCTATACCCATCCGTGTGCGGGTTACGAAGCGACAGTCGGGGCCGGGCTTCCGGTGATCTCCACCCTGCGTGCCCTGCTCGATACCGGCGATCGGATCACGGCGATCGATGGGCTGGTGAGCGGGACGCTGGGCTACCTCCTGAGCGAGGTGGAAGACGGGACTCCGTATTCCGTCGCGCTTTCCCGTGCGCACGCATCGGGTTACACCGAGCCCGATCCACGCGATGATCTGAGTGGGATGGACGTCGCACGCAAGGGCGTGATCCTCGCCCGCACCGCCGGTTGGCCGCTCGAGCTGGATGACCTTCCGGTAACCCCGCTCTATCCCCCGGAACTCGCCGCGCTACCGGTACAGGAGTTCATGCAGGCTGCGGCACGGCTGGATGAGGAATACGCGCGGAAGGCGGCCCAGGCGAGGGGGGAAGGCAAGGCGCTCCGATACTTGGTGCGTGTCTCCCCGACGGGCGGGGAGGTGGGGCTCACCGCGGTCGACCAGGGAAGCGCACTCGCGCGGCTGCATGGAGCGGAGAACGCCGTCGTCATCAAAAGCGAATTCTATCGCGAGATACCACTCAGCGTGTGCGGCCCCGGCGCCGGCCCGCGCGTCACCGCGTCCGGAGTTTTGAAAGACATCACCGAAATCGCAATTGAGCTGAGAAAGGAGAAGGGATGA
- a CDS encoding NAD-dependent epimerase/dehydratase family protein, with protein MKALVTGATGFIGANIVRALLDAGYEVRALVRPESDRRNLDGLDIEFATGDVRDPGSLQRAMQGCELVFHAAALYSFWVRPRRLIYDINVTGTRNVLDAALKARVERVVYTSSVATLGLRDDGTPADESTPVDPRKIIGDYKKSKYLAEQVALEYSTKLPVVIVNPSFPVGPYDAKPTPTGKVILDFLNRKMPAYVETGMNVVAVEDVAVGHVLAATRGRIGERYILGGENVTMRELLELLSEITGLAAPRIRLPYYPILGLSYLNAAICAITGATPRMTPETIRMSRHYMFFDPGKAVRELGLPQTPAREALRRAVEWFRDSGMASN; from the coding sequence ATGAAGGCGCTGGTCACCGGGGCCACCGGGTTCATCGGGGCAAACATCGTCCGTGCGCTGCTCGACGCCGGATACGAGGTGCGGGCGCTCGTCCGACCGGAGTCCGACCGCCGGAACCTGGACGGGCTCGACATCGAGTTCGCCACCGGTGACGTCCGTGACCCCGGCTCCCTGCAGCGGGCGATGCAGGGCTGCGAGCTCGTATTCCACGCCGCGGCGCTGTACTCGTTCTGGGTGCGGCCACGGCGGCTGATCTACGATATCAACGTCACGGGAACGCGGAACGTCCTCGATGCGGCATTGAAGGCACGGGTGGAGCGGGTGGTGTACACGAGCTCAGTCGCGACATTGGGGCTGCGGGATGACGGGACCCCGGCCGACGAATCCACCCCGGTCGATCCGCGGAAGATCATCGGTGACTACAAGAAGAGCAAGTACCTTGCCGAGCAGGTCGCGCTCGAGTACTCAACAAAGCTCCCGGTGGTGATCGTCAATCCGAGCTTCCCGGTCGGCCCGTACGACGCCAAACCGACCCCGACCGGAAAGGTGATCCTGGACTTCCTCAACCGGAAGATGCCCGCCTACGTGGAGACCGGGATGAACGTCGTCGCGGTGGAGGACGTGGCTGTGGGGCACGTCCTGGCGGCGACCCGGGGGCGGATCGGAGAGCGGTACATCCTCGGCGGGGAGAACGTGACGATGCGGGAGTTGCTCGAACTCCTCTCCGAGATCACCGGGCTCGCCGCTCCCCGGATCAGGCTTCCGTACTACCCGATCCTCGGACTCTCCTACCTCAACGCCGCGATCTGTGCCATCACCGGTGCGACCCCGCGGATGACCCCGGAGACGATCCGGATGTCGCGCCACTACATGTTCTTCGACCCGGGGAAGGCGGTACGGGAGCTCGGCCTCCCCCAGACCCCGGCCCGCGAGGCCCTCCGCCGCGCGGTGGAGTGGTTCAGAGACTCCGGAATGGCATCGAACTAA
- a CDS encoding N-acetylmuramoyl-L-alanine amidase: MSRRGIVAIALLGAIVVGSLALAGAFRRHPQPVPPPQVEAPRVVIAIDPGHGGRDPGGVVGDVLEKDVNLQIATRLAELISAQPGLKPFLTRSEDITVPNLDRLRAAEAAGAVLYLSIHTNSYSDPGVHGAETLVDDTRAKDDPSWILAEAVQKELVAATGARDRGVKPQSLYLEHTKLPAVSVEVGFLTAADEGRALLSPEYQEKVARGLLNGILSYLERVNALPPGG, encoded by the coding sequence ATGAGCAGACGTGGGATAGTGGCCATCGCTCTGTTGGGCGCGATCGTCGTGGGGAGCCTTGCCCTTGCCGGTGCGTTCCGACGCCATCCCCAGCCGGTCCCACCCCCGCAGGTGGAGGCACCGCGCGTAGTGATCGCCATCGACCCCGGACACGGAGGGCGCGACCCGGGCGGAGTGGTGGGAGACGTACTGGAGAAGGACGTCAATCTCCAGATCGCCACCCGGCTGGCTGAGCTGATCTCCGCTCAACCGGGGCTGAAGCCGTTCCTCACCCGGTCCGAGGATATCACCGTCCCCAACCTCGACCGGCTGCGAGCGGCTGAGGCGGCCGGAGCGGTCCTCTACCTCTCGATCCACACCAACTCCTATTCCGATCCGGGAGTGCACGGGGCGGAGACCCTGGTCGACGATACCCGGGCCAAGGACGACCCGAGCTGGATCCTGGCCGAGGCAGTGCAGAAGGAGCTCGTCGCCGCCACCGGGGCGCGGGACCGCGGAGTCAAACCACAATCCCTCTATCTTGAGCATACCAAGCTTCCCGCGGTCTCGGTCGAGGTCGGGTTTCTCACCGCGGCCGATGAAGGGAGGGCTCTCCTCTCCCCGGAGTACCAAGAGAAGGTCGCCCGCGGGCTGCTGAACGGGATCCTCTCCTATCTCGAGCGGGTGAACGCCCTCCCACCCGGGGGATGA